The stretch of DNA CTCGATCGGCTCTGCATCGACACCGTTCGCACACTCTCGATGGATGCGGTCCAGAAGGCGGACTCCGGCCATCCGGGGACGCCGATGGCTCTCGCGCCCGCGGCGTACGTGCTCTGGAGCCGCATCCTCCGATACGACCCGAAGGATCCGCTGTGGCCCGACCGCGACCGGTTCGTCCTTTCGTGCGGGCACGCCTCGATGCTGCTGTATTCGGTGCTCTTCCTCACCGGATACGCCGTCACCCTGGAGGACATCGAGAACTTCCGGCAGCTGGGCTCGAAGACGCCGGGCCACCCGGAACGCGGCATGACGCCCGGCGTGGAGGTCACGACGGGACCGCTCGGGCAGGGCTTCGGGAATGCCGTCGGGATGGCGATCGCCGAACGGCTCCTCGCGAAGAGGTTCAACCGTCCCGGGCACGCGGTCGTCGACCACCGGACGTGGGGATTCTGCAGCGACGGCGACATCATGGAGGGAGTCTCTTCCGAAGCCGCGTCCATCGCGGGCCATCTGCGGCTCGGGAAACTGAACCTCCTGTACGACGACAACCACATCACGATCGAGGGGAATACGTCCCTCGCCTTCGACGAGGACGTGCAGGGGCGCTTCGAGGCGTACGGCTGGCACGTGCTCCGGGTCGAGGACGCGAACGACCGCGCCGCGCTCGAGGCCGCCTACCGGCAAGCCGCCGCCGAGATGGGGCGCCCCTCGCTCATCATCTGCCGTTCCCACATCGGATATCCGTCGCCGCACAAGACCGACAGCGCGGAGGCCCACGGCTCTCCGCTCGGTGAGGACGAGGTCCGGGAGACGAAGGAGATCCTCGGGTGGGACCCGAACGCTCATTTCGCGGTGCCCCCCGAGGCGCTTTCCCGGTGGCGGGAAGCGGGAAGGAAGAGCGCCGAACACCACGCGGGGTGGAAGCGCCGCTTCGACGCGTACGCGAAGGCGTTTCCCGGTCTCGCGCGGGAATTCCAGGACGCGATGGCCGGCAAGCTCCCGGCCGGCTGGGACGCGGACGTCCCGGCCTTCCGGCCCGAGGATGCGAAGAAAGGGCAGCTCGCGACGCGGAAGGCCTCCGGCAAGGTCCTGAACGCCATCGCGAAGCGCTATCCCGCTCTCGCCGGCGGCTCCGCGGACCTGGCGCCCTCCACCGACACGCTGATCGAGGGCGAGCCGGACTTCGAGAAGGAGTCCACCGGCCGCAACTTCCACTGGGGGATCCGCGAGCACGCGATGGGGGCGGCGCTCAACGGCATGGCGGCCCACGGCGGTATCCGCCCGTTCGGCGCGACGTTCTTCATCTTCTCCGACTACATGCGGCCTTCGGTGCGGCTCGCCTCGCTTTCCGAGCTCCCCGTCATCTACGTCTGGACGCACGATTCGATCGGACTCGGCGAGGACGGCCCGACGCACCAGCCGATCGAGCACCTGGCCTCCTTTCGCGCGATGCCCGGAATCGTCCTGATTCGCCCGGCGGACGCGAACGAGACGGCGCAGGCGTGGAAGGCGGCGATCGCCCACACGGAGGGGCCCGTCGGGCTCGTGCTCACCCGGCAGGGCGTTCCCGTGCTCGATCCGGCGAAGTACGGCGCCGCGATGCGCGTCGATCGCGGAGGCTACGTGCTTTCCGAGGCGTCCGGCGGCCGTCCCGCGGTGATCCTGATCGCATCCGGCTCGGAGGTCTCGGTCGCGCTCGAGGCCCGGGAGCTCCTTTCGAAGAAGAAGATTCCGGCTCGCGTCGTCTCGATGCCGTCGACGTGGCTTTTCGACCGGCAGCCGCGGGCGTACCGCGAGCAGGTCCTCCCGCCGTCGATCGCCGCCCGCGTCTCGGTCGAGGCGGGGACGACGTTCGGATGGGCGAAGTACGTCGGTCCGCGCGGGATCGCGATCGGGATCGATCGCTTCGGATCGTCGGCCCCCGGCCCGACGAACATGAAGGAGGCGGGATTCACTCCGGAGCATGTCGCTCGCGAGGCCGCCCGGCTCGTCGCCCGCCTCGACGCCGCCCGGCCCGCCGGGAAGAAGAAACCCGCTCGGGCGTCCCGGTCGCGGAAGGCCGCCGGCGCCCGCCGTGGACCATCGACCCGCAGACGGCCGGCGCGGCCGGCGAGGAAGAAGAGATGAAAGTGGCGTTCGGATGCGATCACGCCGGGTTCGAGCTGAAGCGCGAGCTCCTCGCCTGGGCCGAATCCGCGGGGCATCGCGTCGTCGATCTCGGGAACACGAGCCTCGACCCCGCCGACGACTATCCCGATTTCGCGCGCGCCGTCGCGGTCGCCGTCTCGCGGGGAGAGGCGGAGCGCGGGATCGTCGTGTGCGGCTCGGGCGTGGGGGCGTCGATCGCGGTCAACAAGGTTCCGGGCGCGCGGGGAGCCGTCTGCCACGACACCTTCTCGGCCCACCAGGGAGTCGAGGACGACGACGCGAACATCCTGACGCTCGGCGCGAGGGTGATCGGCGGATCGCTCGCCCGGGAAGTGGCGGCGGCGTTCCTGAATGCCCGCTATTCGGGAGCCGAGCGGCACGCGCGTCGGCTGGAGAAGGTCAAGCAGATCGAGCTCGACGCCCGGACCGGCGTCTTCGAATTTCCGGAGGTGAAGAGATGAGCGACGCCCGGAACTCCCTTTTCCGGCTGAAGGACTACGGCGTCTCGGTGTGGTGCGACGAGCTCTCGCGGGACATGATCCGCGGAGGCGAGCTGAAGAGGCTGATCGACGAGAAGGCGGTCGTCGGGGTGACGTCGAACCCGTCGATCTTCCAGAAGGCGCTTTCGGAGGGAAACGCCTACGACGCGGACATCGAGAAGCTCGTCGCGGCGGGCAAATCGACCCCGGAGGTGTTCGACGCGCTCGCGGTCCAGGACATCCGGGAAGCCTGCGGCGTGCTCCGTCCCGTCTACGACGCGACCGAGGGCGAGGACGGGTACGTGTCGATCGAGGTGCTCCCGTCGCTCGCCGGAGACACCGAAGGAACGATCGCGGAGGCGACCCGGTATCACCGGGAGATCGCCCAGCCGAACCTGATGGTCAAGATCCCGGCGACTCCGGCCGGCATTCCCGCGATTCGCCGGATGATCGCGGGCGGGAAGTCGATCAACATCACCCTGATCTTCTCCGTCGACCGCTACGCCGAAGTCGCGGAGGCCTACCTCGCCGGCCTCGAGGAGTTCGTCCGCCAGGGCGGCGATCCGCGGCCGGTCGCGTCCGTCGCGTCGTTCTTCGTCTCGCGGATCGACACCGAGACCGACAAGCGGATCGACGCCGAGCTCGCCTCGGAAAAGGATCCGGAGCGGCGGCGGCGCCTCGAATCGCTGAAGGGCCGGATCGCGGTCGCCAACGCGAAGCTCGCCTTCGCGAAATTCCGGAAGATCTTCTCGGGGCCGCGGTGGGAAGCCCTCGCGTCGAAGGGCGCGCGGACGCAGCGCTGCCTCTGGGCATCGACGTCGACGAAGAACAAGGCCTACTCCGACATCCTCTACGTCCAGGAGCTGGTCGGCGGTCCCACGGTGAACACGATGCCGATCAAGACCATGGACGCTTATCTCGACCACGGCCGGCCCGAGGAGACGCTGACGCGGGGCGTCGAGGAAGCGCGGCGCGACGTCGCGGCGCTCGCGGAGTTCGGCATCGATTACCACGACATCACCGACAACTTCTCGGAGAGCGACGGAGTCCGGAAGTTCGAGGACTCGTACCGGGAGCTCCTGGCGGGGCTCGAATCCAAGCGACGGCAGGACGCGGGCGTCGCGGCGCGCCGGTGAAGCGCGCGCCCGGCCGCGACTGGGCCCGGCTGGGACCGGCCGCGAGCGCCGTCCGGGAGTCCGCCGAGCGCCTCGCGCGCGAAGAGTTCGTGGACCGCGTCTGGCGGCGCGATCCGTTCCTCTGGAAGTCCGACGAGAAGCACCGGGAGATCATCGAGAACGCCCTCGGCTGGCTCGATGCGCCGTCCGAAATGCTCCGCCGGGCGACGGAGCTCGAAGAGTGGGCCATCCACGCCCGCCGCGGGAGGCGTTTCGTCGTCCTCTGCGGAATGGGCGGTTCTTCGCTCGCGCCGGAGGTCTTCGGGCGCGTGCTCGGCCGGCCCGACGCTCCCGAGCTCATCGTCCTCGACTCGACGTCCCCGGAACAGGTCCGGGACGCGTCGGAGCGCATCGATCTCGACGCGACGCTCTTCCTGATCTCGTCGAAGTCGGGCGGGACGCTCGAGACGATCTCGCAGTTCCGGTATTTCCACGACCAGGCGCTCCGCCGCTCCGGGCCTCCGGAGCGCGCCGGCGAGCAGTTCGTCGCGATCACGGATTCCGGCTCGCCGCTCGAAAAGCTCGCGATCGAGCACCGGTTCGCCGAAGTCTTCGAGAACCTGCCCGGGATCGGAGGACGCTACTCGGCGCTCTCGTACTTCGGCCTGGTCCCCGCGGCGCTCTGCGGCGTCGACCTGCCGCGCCTCCTCGAGCGGGCGGACGAGGCGGCGCAGGCGTGCCGCACGCCGGGCCTCCGCAATCCGGGGCTCTCTCTCGGCGCGGCGCTCGGCCGCCTCGCGCGAGACGGGCGGGACAAGGCGACGATCGTGTGCTCCGCGGCGATCGCGCCGTTCGGCGCATGGCTCGAGCAGCTCGTCGCCGAATCGACCGGGAAGGAAGGCACCGGCGTCGTGCCGATCGACGGCGAGCCGACCGGCTGGCCCGAGGACTACTCGTCCGACCGGTTCTTTCTCTACGAGAGGCTCGACGGAGCGGAGGGCGCGGGGGAAGCGGACGAGAAGCTCGACCGCCTGGCGCAGGAGGGGCATCCGGTCCGCGTCCGCGCGTGGCGCGACCGGTACGATCTCGGGGCGCGGATGTTCGTCTGGGAATTCGCGGTCGCGGCCGCGGGCGCGGTGCTCGGGATCGATCCGTTCGACCAGCCGAACGTGCAGGAATCGAAGGACAACACGAACGCCGTGCTCGCCGGGTTCGGGAAGACGAAGTCCCTCCCGAGGGAGCGCGGCCGGCGCGCTGCCGGTGGCGTGTCGCTCCACGGCGAGACCCTCGAGCGGCTCCTCGGGGAAGCGCGTCCGGGCCGCGACTACCTGGCTCTGCAGGCGTACGTGGACCGGAGCCCGCGCAACGAGGAGACGCTCCTCCGGCTCCGGCGCGATCTCCGGAACCGGATTCGATGCGCGACGACGGTCGGGTTCGGACCGCGGTTCCTCCATTCGACGGGCCAGCTCCACAAGGGAGGACCGAAGGAGGGGGTGTTCCTGCAGTTCGTCGATCCCGGCGAGGGGGACGTCCCGATCCCCGGCTCCGACTTCGGCTTCGCGACGTTTCTCGAGGCGCAGGCGATCGGCGACGAGAAGGCTCTCCGGAGCCGCGGCCTGCCTTTTTCGGGCGCCTCCGCTTCGGGGCCGTCGGCGGACGCGCTCTCCGCCTGGGCCGATCGCGTCCGGTCGGCGCTGGAGGGGCGGAAATGAAGATCGGCATGATCGGGCTCGGCCGCATGGGCGCCAACATGACGAAGCGGCTGACCCGGGGCGGTCACGAGGTCGTCGCGTATTCGAGGGGAGACGCCGAGGGAGCCGCGCGGGACGCCGGGGCGCAATGGGCGGCCTCTCCGCAGGCGCTCGCGCGGTCGCTGCCGAAGCCGGCCGTCGTCTGGCTCATGATCCCGGCCGGTCCGCCGGTCGACGAGACGATCGCCGCCCTCCGCCCGGGGCTCGCCGCAGGCGACGTCGTGGTCGACGGCGGGAATTCCTACTACCGCGACTCGATGCGCCGCGCCACGGAGCTCGCGAGCGCGGGCGTGTTCTTTCTCGACGCCGGGACGTCCGGCGGCGTCTGGGGACTGGAGAACGGCTATTGCCTGATGGTCGGGGGAGACGCGGGAGCAGTCGAGCGGGTCCGGCCGATCTTCGAGACGCTCGCGCCCGAGAACGGTTTCGCGCGGGTCGGCGCCTCCGGAGCGGGGCACTACGTCAAGATGGTCCACAACGGAATCGAATACGCGATGCTCCAGTCGCTCGGGGAGGGATTCGAAATCCTGAACGCGTCCGATTTCTCGCTCGATCTTCCGCAGATCGCCGGCATCTGGAGATATGGCTCCGTCGTCCGATCGTGGCTCCTCGACCTGCTCACGGACGCCCTCGGGAAGGATCCGAAGCTCGAGCACATCCGGGGCTGGGTGGATGACTCCGGCGAGGGCCGCTGGACCCTCAAGGAAGCGATCGATCATGCCGTTCCCGCTCCCGCGCTGGCGGATGCTCTCTTCGCCCGGTTCCGCTCGCGGCAGGCGGATTCGTTCTCGGCGCGCGCAATCGCGGCTCTTCGGAACGAATTCGGCGGCCACGCGGTGAAGAAGTCGTGACGTGCCGGCGAGGCGCGCAGCATTGGACCTGCCGGCGAGGCGCGCAGCACAGGACGTGCCGGCGAGGCGCGCAGCATTGGACGTGCCGGCGAGGCGCGGGAACGCAAACGTGCCGGTGAGGCCGAAGAAGAAGGCGCGAGGGAGGCGCGGGAAAACGGCGGTCTCCCGCCACCGGAAACACCCGGCGGGCGGACGAAAGAAACCCGCCGCGGCGGCCGCGCGGCCCGATACGACGCGGCAGCCTCCGAAGCCCCTCGTCTCCGCCCCGCTCGACGGGACGCCGGCCGCTCCCGAGCCGTGCGCGATGGTGATCTTCGGGGCTTCGGGCGACCTCACCGCGCGCATGTTGATGCCGGCGCTCGCCAAGCTCGCGAAGGAGCGGGCTCTCCCGGACGGGTTCTTCGCCGTCGGCGTCTCCCGCAGCCCGATGACCGATGCCGGGTTCCGGACCGCGATGCAGGCCGCCGTCGCGAAATTCTCGACGGACCCGCTCCAGGTCACCGAGCTTCCTCCGGAGTTCCTGGGCCGACTCCATTACGTCACCGGAGAGTTCCACGAGCCCGCGACCTACCGGCGGCTGAAGACGATGCTGGCGAAGGCGCGCCGCAAGGGCGGCGCGGGGTGCCCGGAGAACCACGT from Thermoanaerobaculia bacterium encodes:
- the gnd gene encoding decarboxylating 6-phosphogluconate dehydrogenase — protein: MKIGMIGLGRMGANMTKRLTRGGHEVVAYSRGDAEGAARDAGAQWAASPQALARSLPKPAVVWLMIPAGPPVDETIAALRPGLAAGDVVVDGGNSYYRDSMRRATELASAGVFFLDAGTSGGVWGLENGYCLMVGGDAGAVERVRPIFETLAPENGFARVGASGAGHYVKMVHNGIEYAMLQSLGEGFEILNASDFSLDLPQIAGIWRYGSVVRSWLLDLLTDALGKDPKLEHIRGWVDDSGEGRWTLKEAIDHAVPAPALADALFARFRSRQADSFSARAIAALRNEFGGHAVKKS
- the tal gene encoding transaldolase, yielding MSDARNSLFRLKDYGVSVWCDELSRDMIRGGELKRLIDEKAVVGVTSNPSIFQKALSEGNAYDADIEKLVAAGKSTPEVFDALAVQDIREACGVLRPVYDATEGEDGYVSIEVLPSLAGDTEGTIAEATRYHREIAQPNLMVKIPATPAGIPAIRRMIAGGKSINITLIFSVDRYAEVAEAYLAGLEEFVRQGGDPRPVASVASFFVSRIDTETDKRIDAELASEKDPERRRRLESLKGRIAVANAKLAFAKFRKIFSGPRWEALASKGARTQRCLWASTSTKNKAYSDILYVQELVGGPTVNTMPIKTMDAYLDHGRPEETLTRGVEEARRDVAALAEFGIDYHDITDNFSESDGVRKFEDSYRELLAGLESKRRQDAGVAARR
- a CDS encoding glucose-6-phosphate isomerase; translation: MKRAPGRDWARLGPAASAVRESAERLAREEFVDRVWRRDPFLWKSDEKHREIIENALGWLDAPSEMLRRATELEEWAIHARRGRRFVVLCGMGGSSLAPEVFGRVLGRPDAPELIVLDSTSPEQVRDASERIDLDATLFLISSKSGGTLETISQFRYFHDQALRRSGPPERAGEQFVAITDSGSPLEKLAIEHRFAEVFENLPGIGGRYSALSYFGLVPAALCGVDLPRLLERADEAAQACRTPGLRNPGLSLGAALGRLARDGRDKATIVCSAAIAPFGAWLEQLVAESTGKEGTGVVPIDGEPTGWPEDYSSDRFFLYERLDGAEGAGEADEKLDRLAQEGHPVRVRAWRDRYDLGARMFVWEFAVAAAGAVLGIDPFDQPNVQESKDNTNAVLAGFGKTKSLPRERGRRAAGGVSLHGETLERLLGEARPGRDYLALQAYVDRSPRNEETLLRLRRDLRNRIRCATTVGFGPRFLHSTGQLHKGGPKEGVFLQFVDPGEGDVPIPGSDFGFATFLEAQAIGDEKALRSRGLPFSGASASGPSADALSAWADRVRSALEGRK
- the tkt gene encoding transketolase, whose translation is MSSVSRKNPPAPAEDLDRLCIDTVRTLSMDAVQKADSGHPGTPMALAPAAYVLWSRILRYDPKDPLWPDRDRFVLSCGHASMLLYSVLFLTGYAVTLEDIENFRQLGSKTPGHPERGMTPGVEVTTGPLGQGFGNAVGMAIAERLLAKRFNRPGHAVVDHRTWGFCSDGDIMEGVSSEAASIAGHLRLGKLNLLYDDNHITIEGNTSLAFDEDVQGRFEAYGWHVLRVEDANDRAALEAAYRQAAAEMGRPSLIICRSHIGYPSPHKTDSAEAHGSPLGEDEVRETKEILGWDPNAHFAVPPEALSRWREAGRKSAEHHAGWKRRFDAYAKAFPGLAREFQDAMAGKLPAGWDADVPAFRPEDAKKGQLATRKASGKVLNAIAKRYPALAGGSADLAPSTDTLIEGEPDFEKESTGRNFHWGIREHAMGAALNGMAAHGGIRPFGATFFIFSDYMRPSVRLASLSELPVIYVWTHDSIGLGEDGPTHQPIEHLASFRAMPGIVLIRPADANETAQAWKAAIAHTEGPVGLVLTRQGVPVLDPAKYGAAMRVDRGGYVLSEASGGRPAVILIASGSEVSVALEARELLSKKKIPARVVSMPSTWLFDRQPRAYREQVLPPSIAARVSVEAGTTFGWAKYVGPRGIAIGIDRFGSSAPGPTNMKEAGFTPEHVAREAARLVARLDAARPAGKKKPARASRSRKAAGARRGPSTRRRPARPARKKR
- a CDS encoding RpiB/LacA/LacB family sugar-phosphate isomerase — its product is MKVAFGCDHAGFELKRELLAWAESAGHRVVDLGNTSLDPADDYPDFARAVAVAVSRGEAERGIVVCGSGVGASIAVNKVPGARGAVCHDTFSAHQGVEDDDANILTLGARVIGGSLAREVAAAFLNARYSGAERHARRLEKVKQIELDARTGVFEFPEVKR